The following are encoded together in the Gammaproteobacteria bacterium genome:
- a CDS encoding cell division protein ZipA C-terminal FtsZ-binding domain-containing protein → MAEALGQAGLRYDETHIYQRYADGSSSGTPVFGVANLVEPGTLEPELLAGKGTPGLSLFLQLPGPMSPLRAFDVFAATAQQLAGQLGGELRDRSRSAVSRQSLEHLRDEVQQYERRLRLPRSP, encoded by the coding sequence GTGGCGGAGGCCCTGGGGCAGGCGGGGCTGCGGTACGACGAGACACACATCTATCAGCGTTATGCGGACGGCAGCTCGAGCGGCACGCCGGTCTTCGGCGTCGCCAATCTGGTCGAGCCCGGGACCCTGGAACCCGAACTGCTGGCCGGGAAGGGTACGCCCGGCCTGAGCCTGTTTCTGCAGCTTCCCGGCCCGATGAGCCCGCTACGCGCCTTCGACGTGTTCGCCGCGACCGCGCAGCAACTGGCCGGGCAGCTCGGCGGTGAGTTGCGCGACCGCAGCCGCAGCGCGGTGAGCCGCCAGTCCCTCGAGCATCTGCGCGACGAGGTGCAGCAGTACGAACGCCGCCTGCGCCTGCCCCGGTCCCCCTGA
- a CDS encoding cell division protein ZipA C-terminal FtsZ-binding domain-containing protein — MCVSSYRSPACPRASATAPPASAEEKIVALYVVAPPGQPFAGVAVAEALGQAGLRYDETHIYQRYADGSSSGTP, encoded by the coding sequence ATGTGTGTCTCGTCGTACCGCAGCCCCGCCTGCCCCAGGGCCTCCGCCACCGCGCCGCCGGCTTCGGCGGAAGAAAAGATCGTCGCCCTCTATGTCGTCGCACCGCCGGGGCAGCCGTTCGCCGGCGTCGCGGTGGCGGAGGCCCTGGGGCAGGCGGGGCTGCGGTACGACGAGACACACATCTATCAGCGTTATGCGGACGGCAGCTCGAGCGGCACGCCG